A genomic window from Hyla sarda isolate aHylSar1 chromosome 8, aHylSar1.hap1, whole genome shotgun sequence includes:
- the YBEY gene encoding endoribonuclease YbeY isoform X2, whose product MVMSLLIRNLQRVIPLRRAPLRRNLEIARNCLSVERFDVGVIFVNNTKIQQLNKLYRQQDKATDVLSFPFHESLCPGLLPDPPFPDEYNLGDIYLGVELIYQECQETKEHFNNVLTVTAVHGLCHLLGYTHHDPKDWKKMFEKESEVLMEINRATGSALKPLSSASPTYSPFCSHMS is encoded by the exons AT GGTTATGTCTCTTCTAATACGGAACCTGCAGCGTGTGATCCCACTTCGCAGAGCCCCTTTACGCAGAAATCTAGAGATTGCCAGAAACTGTCTCAGTGTGGAAAGGTTTGATGTCGGGGTAATATTTGTAAATAATACAAAGATCCAACAGCTGAACAAGCTTTACAGACAACAAGACAAAGCTACAGACGTGTTGTCATTTCCATTTCATGAG AGTTTGTGTCCTGGATTATTGCCTGATCCACCATTCCCAGATGAATACAATTTAGGAGACATTTACCTCGGAGTTGAGCTTATTTATCAGGAATGCCAAGAAACAAAGGAACATTTTAACAATGTTTTGACT GTGACTGCAGTACATGGCTTATGTCACCTGCTTGGTTATACACATCACGATCCAAAAGACTGGAAAAAG ATGTTTGAAAAGGAAAGTGAAGTTCTGATGGAAATTAACAGAGCTACTGGATCTGCACTTAAGCCATTGTCTTCAG CTTCACCTACCTATTCTCCATTTTGCAGCCACATGTCTTGA